One region of Demequina sp. TMPB413 genomic DNA includes:
- a CDS encoding ATP-binding cassette domain-containing protein, with product MNATAAASAQESAVTNNGAKPVLTARGLVKTYGRVVGLDGVDLDLYAGEVLAIIGDNGAGKSTLIKCLTGAEVPDAGTIELDGQRVQFRRPEDAKEHGIEAVYQNLAVSPALDVASNLFLGREVRKAGFLGSVLRQLDIKKMRERTREELSRLGITTLQDVTVPIESLSGGQRQAVAVARAAAFGSKVVVLDEPTAALGVRESNQVLDLVRRLRDQGTPVILISHNMPQVFDVADRIHIQRLGRCAAIVTPQSHSRTDAVAIMTGAAEA from the coding sequence ATGAACGCGACTGCAGCAGCGTCCGCCCAGGAGTCGGCGGTAACGAACAACGGAGCGAAGCCGGTACTCACCGCGCGCGGGCTGGTGAAGACGTACGGCCGTGTGGTGGGACTCGATGGCGTCGACCTCGACTTGTATGCCGGGGAGGTGCTCGCGATCATCGGCGACAACGGCGCAGGCAAGTCGACCCTCATCAAGTGCCTGACCGGTGCGGAAGTCCCTGACGCCGGCACGATCGAACTCGACGGCCAGAGGGTCCAGTTCAGGCGCCCAGAGGACGCAAAGGAGCATGGCATCGAGGCGGTCTATCAGAACCTCGCGGTGTCGCCAGCGCTCGACGTGGCCTCAAACCTGTTCCTCGGCAGGGAGGTCCGCAAGGCGGGATTCCTTGGCTCGGTGTTGCGCCAACTCGACATCAAGAAGATGCGGGAGCGCACCCGCGAGGAGCTCAGCAGGCTCGGGATCACCACGCTTCAAGACGTGACGGTGCCGATCGAGAGTCTCTCTGGCGGTCAGCGCCAAGCGGTCGCCGTGGCTCGTGCCGCCGCCTTCGGCTCGAAGGTGGTGGTTCTCGACGAGCCGACGGCGGCGCTGGGCGTGCGCGAGTCCAACCAGGTTCTCGACCTGGTGCGGCGATTGCGCGACCAAGGCACGCCCGTGATCCTCATCAGCCACAACATGCCTCAGGTCTTTGACGTGGCCGACCGGATTCACATTCAACGACTCGGGCGCTGTGCCGCAATCGTGACCCCTCAGTCGCACTCGCGCACCGACGCCGTGGCGATCATGACAGGGGCTGCAGAGGCGTGA
- a CDS encoding DUF6518 family protein, with amino-acid sequence MNRSLSASAAIVGPLLAGVGMSFGQTYAPDALHPLFNSAAPVVAIAAAAAFAGRRLWQAMALAAIAGPLVMVGYYGTAALRGFGVSSTWVLFWCTAGVAVGAVMGLAVWLLRRDDDGRAPSLLRGLSVAVWPGVAFGEAAHGIVRVSDTTPIVYWWSEVALAVLVLAVLCWRFARSAGGVATAILAAAAIGGGMFFTYGAL; translated from the coding sequence GTGAATCGCTCCCTCTCCGCAAGCGCCGCCATCGTCGGCCCCCTGCTCGCCGGCGTCGGCATGTCCTTTGGCCAGACCTATGCTCCAGACGCGTTGCACCCCTTGTTCAACTCGGCCGCGCCCGTCGTGGCCATCGCTGCGGCCGCAGCCTTCGCCGGACGACGCCTGTGGCAAGCCATGGCGCTTGCAGCCATCGCGGGGCCGCTGGTCATGGTCGGGTACTACGGCACAGCGGCGCTGCGCGGTTTCGGCGTGTCCTCGACGTGGGTCTTGTTCTGGTGCACGGCCGGAGTGGCCGTCGGCGCGGTCATGGGCCTCGCGGTGTGGTTGCTTCGCCGGGACGACGACGGCCGGGCGCCTTCCCTGCTGCGCGGGCTTTCGGTGGCGGTGTGGCCGGGTGTCGCATTCGGCGAGGCTGCCCACGGCATCGTGCGCGTTTCAGACACGACGCCCATCGTTTACTGGTGGTCAGAAGTCGCGCTGGCGGTGTTGGTTCTCGCAGTTCTGTGCTGGCGGTTCGCGCGCTCAGCCGGGGGTGTTGCGACGGCGATCCTCGCGGCCGCAGCCATAGGTGGCGGGATGTTCTTCACCTACGGAGCCCTGTAG
- a CDS encoding FKBP-type peptidyl-prolyl cis-trans isomerase, translated as MTDASLPTITRDANGAPSVDFTGAVKPDGLVVEVLEAGDGAPVVERQSITVHYTGWLWDGAKFDSSWDRGEPISFGIARGSLIDGWVDGIVGQPVGSKLLLSVPPEAGYGDRSMGPIPGGSTLVFAVDVLDAK; from the coding sequence ATGACCGACGCCAGCCTTCCCACGATCACCCGCGACGCAAACGGCGCTCCCTCCGTCGACTTCACGGGCGCGGTCAAGCCCGACGGCCTGGTGGTCGAGGTCCTCGAGGCTGGCGACGGAGCCCCCGTGGTGGAGCGTCAGTCGATCACCGTGCACTACACGGGTTGGCTGTGGGACGGCGCCAAGTTCGATTCCTCGTGGGACCGCGGCGAGCCCATCTCGTTTGGCATCGCGCGCGGGTCACTCATCGACGGCTGGGTGGACGGCATCGTCGGCCAGCCCGTCGGCTCGAAGCTGCTGCTGTCGGTCCCGCCGGAGGCCGGCTACGGAGACCGTTCCATGGGTCCGATTCCCGGCGGCTCCACCCTGGTCTTTGCCGTGGACGTACTCGACGCGAAGTAG
- a CDS encoding putative quinol monooxygenase — protein MTGPTSLYARIHALPGHEDAVAALLAELAVAVRSEQGNLAFEPWRETEMEGSFFVYEVYADDRAFARHLVAPHSVDFNAALAEHVVGGASQLTALGALS, from the coding sequence GTGACCGGGCCGACTTCTCTGTACGCGCGCATCCACGCGCTCCCAGGCCATGAGGATGCCGTTGCCGCTCTGCTTGCGGAACTGGCGGTGGCGGTGAGGTCAGAACAAGGGAACCTTGCGTTCGAGCCGTGGCGAGAGACCGAGATGGAGGGCTCGTTCTTTGTCTATGAGGTCTACGCAGATGACCGAGCGTTCGCGCGGCACCTCGTGGCGCCTCATTCGGTTGACTTCAATGCTGCGCTTGCCGAACACGTTGTCGGCGGAGCATCGCAACTCACCGCACTGGGCGCGCTTTCGTAG
- a CDS encoding DUF5701 family protein, with translation MTARAFEDAPEPASAGHVPALLVVTRALVSDEARVPLLRLVDSDRVGVLDRNHASDARKGLSHYLPRAELAVPDAPLYLLVGVERGDEFRDVAPRDALPVIAAHGRTPLTIDEGISLAAVAPELLVKNHCFMLAGSTRGDKRVPALWIADKAPKLGWCFEGAPHSWLGVASASARVE, from the coding sequence TTGACCGCGCGCGCCTTTGAAGACGCCCCTGAACCGGCGTCGGCCGGGCACGTGCCAGCGCTGCTCGTGGTGACTCGTGCCCTCGTCAGCGATGAGGCGAGAGTCCCGCTCTTGCGGCTCGTGGACTCAGACCGCGTCGGCGTGCTGGACCGCAATCACGCGTCCGACGCGCGAAAGGGCCTGTCGCACTACCTCCCGCGGGCGGAACTCGCCGTGCCCGACGCGCCCCTGTACCTGCTCGTCGGCGTGGAACGCGGAGACGAGTTCCGCGACGTCGCCCCGCGCGATGCACTCCCGGTCATTGCGGCACACGGGCGCACGCCGCTCACGATCGACGAAGGGATCTCACTCGCCGCGGTCGCGCCAGAGCTGCTCGTGAAGAACCACTGCTTCATGCTGGCCGGGTCAACGCGCGGGGACAAGCGAGTGCCTGCGCTGTGGATCGCCGACAAGGCACCAAAACTTGGGTGGTGCTTCGAGGGCGCGCCGCACTCGTGGCTGGGTGTCGCGTCGGCGTCGGCCAGGGTGGAGTGA